The Micromonospora siamensis genome contains the following window.
GCCGGGCACCCGGAGATCGCCGACCGGATCGCCACGGAGCTGCTCGGCCGCAACGTCATCGCGGGCCGGTGGACGTTCCAGATCGTCGAGGACTTCGACGACGGCTACTACGCGCTCTTCCGCCAGGTCGACCGGGACGCCCGCGACGAACTGGTCGACGGTATGCGGCACCTGTACGAGGCGGAGATGAAGGAGGAGCGGCGTACCCGGGGGCTGCCCGGGCACGAGGCGCGGCCCGGCCGCCGGGGCTAGTCGGCGCCGGCGCCTTCCGGCTGGCGACGCTTGGTGTCGTCGGCGAGAATCACGGTGGCCACCATCAGCGCGACGCAGAGGCTGAACAGCCACGAGTCGTCGGAGACCAACCAGGCGGCGACGGGGGCCTGGAGCGCGGCGAGCAGGAAGCCGAGCCAGGCCAGCCGACGCTGACGTGGGGTGAGGATGCCGGAGCCCTGTTGCATTCCGAAAGTCTTACGCGACGGCCCCGGCCCGCCCGAGCCCTCGGCGTCGATTCTGGATGACCTGTCCGCTTTTCCGGACGACCGGGCCGCATATTTTGTCGGTTCGGGGGTGGTCGGTGGCGGCGCCGGTTGTTCTCGTCGGGCACGACGAAGGCGCCCGGCCGTACGCCCGGGCGCCTGACCTCGCCGCAGCGCCTCACATGGTGTCCGGACCGGTCCGTCCCGTGGTCGACGGCCGGTACGCGCGCTCGGCGTCGGTCATCTCCCGCCGTTCGGCCTGCGGGCCGGCGCCGCGGTCGACCGCCTCCGGCCCGTGACCGAAGGCCGCCTCCTCACCCGCGTCGTTGCCGGTGACGTCGTCGGCCTGCCCGTCGATGGTCGACCGGGCGATGGCCCGGTCCAGCTCCTCCAGCGGGGTCTTCTGCTCGTCCCGCCACACCCTGTCGTTGTCCGTCATCCCTCTGCGGTACCCGGGCGGGATGATCGCAAACGGCCGCCTGGACGGGCGGGCCCGGAACGCGCCGACGGCCGCCGGAGATCCGGCGGCCGTCGGCGAAGACGGAACGGGGGAGGGGATCAGGGGGTCGGCCGGTCCACCGAACCGCGCCACGCGCCGGTCTCCTGACCGCGCCGCTCGATGAACGTCTTGAACCGCTCCAGGTCACCCTTGGCCCGGCGGTCGACCACGCCCAGCTTGTCGCCGGCCTGCTCGACCACGCCGTGCGGCTCGAAGTCCATCTGGAGGGTGACCCGGGTGTGCCCCTCGTCGAGGCGGTGGAAGGTCACCACGCCGGCCTGCTGGGTGCCGCCGGTGGACTTCCAGGCCACCCGCTCGTCGGGGAGCTGCTCGGTGATCTCGGCGTCGAACTCGCGCTTGACCCCGGCGATCTCCACCGTCCAGTGGGTCATCGTCTCGGAGAGCTGCCGGACCTCCTGCACGCCCTCCATGAAGTGGGGGAACTCCTCGAACTGGGTCCACTGGTCGTACACGGTCCGGATCGGGACCGCGACGTCCACGTGCTCGACAACGCCGCTCATGCAGGTTCCTCCTTCGTCCGCCGGTGCTCGGCCGGATCGTGGGCCGATCCGGTCACCAGCGGGTCGTCTCGTTCTTGTGCCCGAGCGCGGCCCACACCTCGGAGATCGTCTGGTAACGGGTGCCCTCGGGGAGCCGCTCCAGGGCGGCCACGATGTCGGCCGGCGCCTGGTTCTCCAGGGCGTTGGCCACCAGCGCCGCACGGTCACCGGGCAGGGCGGTCATGGTGATGAACCGGCCCAGCCGACTGCGCGCCTCCACGTCCTCGGAACTCATCCCCTGCGGGGAGCCGGTACGCAGGTCGCCGGCCGGGGCGGTGGTGGCGCCCGGCTGGTCCTCACCGGCCGGCTCCGCCTCGCGGAACTCCTCCACGCGCGAACCACCGGTTCCCGGTCCCTGCACGAGCCCGGCCACGTCCTGGCTCATGTTGTCGTCGACCCGGGGCGAGTGCTTGCTGCTGCCTCGTTCCATGTCGTGAGCGGTACCCGGGCAACGGGCCGGCAAACCGGAGCGCCGCGAGACTGGCACCACATCGTCACGAATCAGCCGGTTCCCGGGGCGGCAGGATCGGCTCACCGGGATCCTTCGCCCCGCTCTGCAACACCCGCCCCCGCTGCAACTCCGCGTTGATCTGCACCCCGAGCATCAGGGCGCAGTTGGACAGGTAGAGCCAGACCAGGAACGCGATGACCGCGCCCAGGCTGCCGTAGGTGACGTCGTACGAGCCGAAGTTCGCGACGTACAGGCCAAAACCGAAGGAGGCCAGCAGCCAGGCCAGCAGCGCCACCGCGCCGCCCGGGGTGAGCCAGCGGAACCGGGGCTGGCGCACGTTCGGCGCGATCCAGAACAGCAGGGACAGCAGCACCATCACCACCATGGCCAGCGCCGGCCACTTCGCGACGCTCCACAGGGTACGGCTCAACCCGCCCGCCCCCACCAGGTCGCCGACCGCGTCGGCCACCGGGCCGCTGACGATCAGGCCGGTCGCCACCACGGCCAGCAGCAGCAGCGACAGCGCGGCCAGCCCGATCTGGATCGGGCGCAGCTTGTAGACCGGCCGGCCCTCCTGCACCCCGTAGATGGCGTTCGAGGCCCGGGTGAACGCCCCGATGAACCCCGACGCCGACCAGAGCGCGCCGAGCAGACCGAAGCTCAGCAGCACCTTCGCCCCGCTCTGCTGGTCGACCACCCCACGGACCACGCTCACGAAGCCCTCGTTGCCCACCACCGAACCGGCGCCGACGTCCCGGGCCAGGTCCAGCACCGTGTCCACGGTCCGCTCGCCCTCGGAGACCAGCCCGACCAGGGCGACCACCACGATGGTGGAGGGGAACAGCGCCAGCACCCCGTAGTAGGTCAACGCGGCAGCCCAGTCGGCGCAGTTGTCCTTGAGGAAGTTGCGCCCGCTGCGCACCAGCACCCCGCGCCAGGTGCGCCAGCTCAACTGGCGTACCCGGCGGGGGATCCGCCGCTGTGCGCCCTGCGGCGCCGCGGCCGGCTCCGTCGTCGCTGCCATGCCCGCTCCCGTCGCCCCGGCCGCCGGACCGCTCGTTCATCGCCGGCGCGCACCGGTCGAGGCGGTACCCGGGCCGGAAAATCGACAAACCCGACCCCGCGTTTGCCGGTGCCGCCGGGGGGAACGGTCCAGGCAGACGCAATCGACGCGCAAGGAGGACGAGATGCCCGGGCGCGAGGTACTGCCCAGCACGCTGCGGCGCTCCCCCCAGAAGGCCCAGCGCACCTGGGAGAAGACGCACGACTCGGCCGTCGAGACGTACGGCGAGGGGGAGCGGGCGCACCGCACGGCGTTCGCCGCGGTGAAGCACGAGTTCGAGAAGGTCGGCGACCACTGGGAGCCCAAGGGCCGCAAGGGCCCGAGCGACCGGCAGGCGGCCGGCGGCGGCCCCGCCCGGCGCGCCCCCACGGCCGGCGGCGTGGACGCCAACGCCACCAAGGACCACCTCATGGAGGTGGCGAAGAAGCTGGACGTCCCGGGCCGGTCCCGGATGACGAAGCCGGAACTGGTCAAGGCGATCGAGAAGGCGAACACCCGGCAGACCGCCAAGGCCCGGGAGAAGAGCAAGGGTCGCTGACCCGACCGGGTACGCGAGGGAGTGGCCGTCGGATCCGACGGCCACTCCCTTTCGTCTCAGCTCACCAGTGCCCGCCGCCGGGGGCCTGGAGGTGCACCGTCTTGACGGTGCTGAACTCGTCCAGCAGTTCCGGCCCGTACCCGAAGCCCTGCCCGCTGCCGCGGCGTGGCTGCGCGGCGCCACCCGGCGCGCCCCCGAAGACCGCGTTGACCTTGACCGTGCCCACCGGCAGCTCCCGCCAGGCCCGCTGGGCGTGGCTCATCGACGGCGTCAGCACCGTGGCGGCCAGCCCGTACGGCGAGTCGGCGGCGCAGCGCAGCGCCTCGCTGAACGAGTCGACCACGACCACCGCGGCGACCGGCCCGAACGTCTCCTCGCGGACCAGGGTCATCTCGTGCCGGCAGTCGGTCACGACCGTCGCCGGATAGAACGCCCCCGGCCCCTCCGGCAGCACCCCGCCGGCCCGCAGCGTCGCCCCCTCGGCCACGGCGGCGGTCACCTGCCCGTGCACGTGGTCCCGGTGCCGCCGGTCCACCAGCGGGCCCAGCTCCGTGGACGGCTCGCGGCCCGGACCGACGGCCAGCGCGCCGGCCCGCTCGACCAGCGCGTCGACGAAGTCCTCCGCCACGTCCCGGTGCGCGTAGATCCGCTCCACCGCCACGCAGATCTGCCCCGCGTTGGCGAACGAACCCATCGCCGCCTGCTCGGCCGCCCAGACCGGATCCACCCCGGCGTCCACGATCAGCGGGTCACTGCCGCCGTTCTCCAGCAGCGCCTTCGCCCCGGTACGGGCGCACGCCGCGGCGATCGCCCGGCCGGTGGCCGTGGACCCGACGTGGGCCACCACGTCCACCTCCTGCCCGGCCAG
Protein-coding sequences here:
- a CDS encoding SRPBCC family protein, which translates into the protein MSGVVEHVDVAVPIRTVYDQWTQFEEFPHFMEGVQEVRQLSETMTHWTVEIAGVKREFDAEITEQLPDERVAWKSTGGTQQAGVVTFHRLDEGHTRVTLQMDFEPHGVVEQAGDKLGVVDRRAKGDLERFKTFIERRGQETGAWRGSVDRPTP
- a CDS encoding DUF2795 domain-containing protein, translating into MERGSSKHSPRVDDNMSQDVAGLVQGPGTGGSRVEEFREAEPAGEDQPGATTAPAGDLRTGSPQGMSSEDVEARSRLGRFITMTALPGDRAALVANALENQAPADIVAALERLPEGTRYQTISEVWAALGHKNETTRW
- a CDS encoding YihY/virulence factor BrkB family protein, with the protein product MAATTEPAAAPQGAQRRIPRRVRQLSWRTWRGVLVRSGRNFLKDNCADWAAALTYYGVLALFPSTIVVVALVGLVSEGERTVDTVLDLARDVGAGSVVGNEGFVSVVRGVVDQQSGAKVLLSFGLLGALWSASGFIGAFTRASNAIYGVQEGRPVYKLRPIQIGLAALSLLLLAVVATGLIVSGPVADAVGDLVGAGGLSRTLWSVAKWPALAMVVMVLLSLLFWIAPNVRQPRFRWLTPGGAVALLAWLLASFGFGLYVANFGSYDVTYGSLGAVIAFLVWLYLSNCALMLGVQINAELQRGRVLQSGAKDPGEPILPPREPADS
- a CDS encoding ChaB family protein, which gives rise to MPGREVLPSTLRRSPQKAQRTWEKTHDSAVETYGEGERAHRTAFAAVKHEFEKVGDHWEPKGRKGPSDRQAAGGGPARRAPTAGGVDANATKDHLMEVAKKLDVPGRSRMTKPELVKAIEKANTRQTAKAREKSKGR
- a CDS encoding aldehyde dehydrogenase family protein, which translates into the protein MYRVEQLIGGVWGAGGEGGELVVHDPADGSPVSTVGVATPDEVAKAVEAARGVAAEWAVTPAAERAAALHRAADAVAAMTDELAEAVTAEMGKPLGDARGGVEAGIGTLRQYAELAPLRGGRTLHGSADAIDFMAPEPRGVVAAITPWNDPVAVSCGLLGAALVTGNVVLYKPSERTPATGWLLAKALDGVLPAGVLSLLTGGGEVGAALAGQEVDVVAHVGSTATGRAIAAACARTGAKALLENGGSDPLIVDAGVDPVWAAEQAAMGSFANAGQICVAVERIYAHRDVAEDFVDALVERAGALAVGPGREPSTELGPLVDRRHRDHVHGQVTAAVAEGATLRAGGVLPEGPGAFYPATVVTDCRHEMTLVREETFGPVAAVVVVDSFSEALRCAADSPYGLAATVLTPSMSHAQRAWRELPVGTVKVNAVFGGAPGGAAQPRRGSGQGFGYGPELLDEFSTVKTVHLQAPGGGHW